A window of Paenibacillus phoenicis genomic DNA:
GCGATCGAAGCCGTAATGAGTAGAGCGATCCACAGCCCCTTCTTATTCCCCGAACGTGCCGCATGATGATCGTGGAAATGGCCGGCATGGCTATGGTCATGATCGTGGTGATGGTGAGCGTGATGATGTCCCATGGATCTCCCTCCTATTCGCAACAAGCGTGTTGAATCGCCTGTTTCAAGAGCGAAATCACATGCTCGTCGTCACAGCTGTAGTACACCGTATTGGCCTCCCGACGGAACTTCACCAGCCGCAAATTTCGCAGCAGACTCAGTTGGTGGGAAACCGCCGACTGCGATAAATTCAACACTTCCGACATATGCGTCACGGAACATTCTTCTTCCGACAGCAAATGAAGAAGTTTGATTCGGGTCGGATCGGACAATGCTTTAAAAATCGTAGAAACCTTCTCCAGTGTATCCGGGCTCAGATCGATGTGTAACTTTTTTTCCACCTGGTCGTTCCCCTCTCGAATAACAGTATATGAACATATGATCATATATAGGATAATCCTAAAGGGACTTTATTGTCAATCAGCAAGTGCGGATACCATCTCAGGCAAAATAAAAAACGGCCGCATCCCGGCATACACCGAGAGGGACCGCCCTTCATTTAACCCTTTTGGATCACTGCATAAGTGAACGACCAACGGCTTAATTTCTCCCGTCGTTATCACCATTCGTGTCCTCAGACTTTCAAGACACCTTATGCTCGATCCGCAGTTTATCCGCTACCATTGCGATGAACTCACTATTGGTCGGTTTGGATTTGGAGATATTGATCGTATAACCAAAAAGATGGCTGATGGAATCGATGTTGCCTCGGGTCCAAGCGACTTCAATCGCATGACGAATCGCATGCTCTACTCGGGATGGCGTCGTTTTGAATTTCTCCGCGATCGCCGGATACAGTGTTTTCGTAATGGCGCCTAAGATTTCGATGTTGTTGTACACCATCGTGATCGCTTCGCGTAGATATTGATATCCTTTAATATGCGCCGGAACTCCGATTTCATGTATGATCGATGTGATGTTCGCATCGAGGTTCTTCCCTTTGCCCAGAGGCACCACATTCGATTTGGCAAACGAAGTAGAAGGTGCACTGTTGCTTAAGGTTTGGACACCCACGAGCTGACGGATGCGGTTCGCCAACACTTCCATGTCAAAGGGTTTCAAGATGTAGTAAGAAGCTCCAAGCTGAACGGCACGCTGCGTGATGTTCTCTTGACCAAAGGCGGTCAGCATGATGATTTTAGGCTGAGGGGTCAGGTTGAGGTCGCGAATGCGCTCAAGCACACCGAGTCCGTCCAGATGGGGCATAATAATGTCCAGGATCAACACATCGGGAACTCTTGCTGCTTGATCAATCATCTCCAGTACTTCTTCCCCGTTATAGGCGATTCCTGAGACGACCATATCGTCTTGCTCCGAAATGTATTCCGCGAGCAAATTCGTAAATTCACGATTATCATCTGCCAACAACACTTCGATTTTCTGCACTGCCTACTTCCTCCTTCAGGTAATTGGATAGGTTTATTCATTGCTTCTCTTCTTACCAGAATAAGGATTCGACATGCAAAAGTAAATTCCTTCTGTCGAAAATTATTTTTATTTATTTTTTTGCATGATTGATATATAATAAATTATTTATTTACATAAAACGATCTCGTTCGGATTCATTCGACAAATGCATACAGATTCCAAGCCGGGTTTGTCGACCTTTGCTTGAGGAGTTTCACTTCCTCAAGATAAGAAAAACGTCAATCGACGTACATTCAATGTAGACAGACCGCGTTTAGCCGAAGTTTTTCTTGCGATATCAGGATGCCAATCCCCGTAGTTTATACTTTCTGATATCTAAAAAAATCTTAAGGCAGCGTTTAGCTCGCCTTAAGATTTTGCATCGTGTCTTTGGGGCTTTGTAAAATACCGGCATCCTGCAGCATCCATTCGATAAAGCAACCATATCCTGATTTCGGGTCGTTGACGAATACATGAGTCACAGCGCCGATGAGCTTGCCGTTCTGAAGAATCGGACTACCGCTCATGCCTTGAACGATGCCGCCGGTCTTCTCCACGAGACGCGGGTCGGTAATGCGGATAACTAATCCTTTGGTTTCCGGTACACTCTGCTTGGAAACATGGACGATCTCGACTTTAAACCGCTCTATGCGTTGACCTTCGACAACGGTCAGAATTTCTGCCGGTCCTTCCTTCACTTCTTCTGCAAAAGCGACGGGAATCGGTTTCTCATAGAGGCTATGCTCCGGGTTTTGCGACATCTTCCCGAAGATCCCAAAATTCGTATTGCGTTCGATATTGCCTAGGGTTTTCCCTTCTTTTAGAAAGTGAGCACGCTTCTCCCCGGGTTCACCGCTCTCGCTCTTGGAGATGGATGTGACGCTGGATTGCAGGATTTGCCCGCTGCCGACGACGATCGGCGTTTGGGTATTCATATCGGTAATGATGTGGCCGAGGGCTCCATAAACGCCGTGATCCGGGGCATAAAACGTCAAGGTCCCTACCCCTGCAGCAGAATCACGGATATACAAACCGAGTCTCCAAGCCCGATCCTGCTGATCATATGCCGGCTTTAAGGACGTTGTGAGTTCCCTATCGTTCCGCATATAGGTGATCTTAAGGGGCCGTTGATGTTTGCCCGCTTCGGCGGCAATTTCAGCTACTTCGCGGACATCGTGGAGCTTCATTCCGTTAATGTGGGTGATCAAATCACCGGCTTGAATTCCGGCCGCTTCGCCGGGTGAAACTTTGCTGGTATCTGTTACAACTTGATGATGCCCGACCACTAAGATCCCGGCGGATTTCACCTTGACACCGATGGTTTGTCCGCCGGGAATCACTTTAAGGTCCGGAATGACATTGACCTTGACGGTCTTTAGAGGAATTTGACCGAATAATTTCATGCGGAGGTTGGCTTCTCCACTCCGAAGCGACGAAAGCTTGAGCGGATGTCCTAATGATACTTTCATGGATGGGTTCGCCTGCCCGTTGACCATCACTACATCAGGCCGATCCACACTGACTTCAGCCTGTACGGGCAAAGCAAATGAAATTTGTGTTCCCTGACCCTGAAACAGGCGTAACTCGTCCGGCAGTACGGGAAGCCGCCCTTCAGCGGCAGACGTGCCGAGAAAACAAAAGAAGAAGGCAAGAAAAAGACCGAGCATTCGATTCCTGAGGTTCGGGTTCAATGGCTGTCACGCTCCCTTAGCTTCTTTCGCTTGACGAAACGGTGGTCGCCAATTGCGTACCTATAAGATACCCCGGGTCAGGTGTTTTATTACTGTCAATCATTGTGCCAGACTTAGTAAAACATCCTTTTGTGCCTGCGCCAGCTTCAGCATTTCTTGGGCATGATGCTGGGTCTTTTCCGTGATTTCTACCCCGCCGAGCATGCGGGCCAGTTCATTTACCCGTCCCGCTTCATCTAAGGAAGCAACGCGTGTCATGGTGCGGCCGTCTTCAACGACTTTCTCGATGAGGTACTGCCGATCCGCCATGCAAGCCACTTGCGGCAGATGAGTGATGGCGAAGACTTGGCACATCGCAGACAATCGCGACAACTTATCGGCAATCGACTGAGCCGCTCGTCCGCTGACGCCAGTATCAACTTCGTCGAAAATCAGTACAGGAACCTGTTCATGCCGGGCAAATATGCTCTTTAGTGCCAGCATTATGCGGGACAGCTCACCGCCGGATGCGATCTTGCTAAGCGGTCGGAGCGGTTCTCCGGGATTTGGCGAAATGAGGAATTCAGCATTGTCGATACCGTGTTTGCCGGGACGGATCTTCTTTCCTTCCCATTCCAATCCGTTGGCATCCTCTATGAGGCTTAACTTGACTTCGAGGGAGGTTCGACCCATTTGCAGGTCCTTTAGCTCCGTCTCGATCTGAGCGGCGAGCTCAACAGCCTTCTGCTGCCGTACAGCACTTAACTCAAAAGCCTGCTTCATCAGCCGCTCGGTTAATTTCTCCCGTTGCACCTGCAGCTGCTCCAGGCGTTCATCCTTATTCTCCAAGGCATCCACTTCCTGGCGAATCTTCTCATAATACGCAAGGATCCCTTGAATGTCATCACCGTATTTACGGCGGAGCGTCGAGATCAGGTCCAGGCGTTCCTCGACTTCTTCCAGCCGTTCAGGATTAAACTCGATCCGTTCGCGATAGTTCCGCAGGCTAAAGGACGCATCCTCCAGTTGATAATAAGCGGATTGAAGCTGCTCCAGGAGCGGAGATATTCCTTTGCTGTCATATGCGGATACTTCACTTAGCTTCGAGACAGCCTTCGCAATCGCATCCAGTCCCTGAGGGCCATACAGCAAATCATAGGCTTTCGAAATGGACTCCATCATTTTCTCGCTATGGGATAGCTTGACCTTTTCCTCCGCGAGTAATTCATCTTCACCCGGTTTTAACTCGGCTGCAGAAATTTCACTCAGCTGAAAACGGTATAAATCAAGCATTTGCAGCGCCTGTTGGCTTGTATTGCGCAGCTCGTGATATTCCTTGTCGATCCGTACGAATTCGGCGTAGGTCGCTTGGTAAGCCGCCTTCACCGGATCAACCGCCTCTGCCCCGTAGGCGTCCAGCAACTCTAAATGGCGTTCCGGTCGAAGCAGGGTTTGGTGCTCATGTTGGCCATGCAGGTTAATCAGCTTCTCCCCAACCTCACGCAGCATGGATAAATTCACGAGCTGTCCGTTAATGCGGGCTGAGCTCTTGCCTTGGACACTGATTTCCCGGCGAATAATCAGAAGCTCTCCGGGATCTCCCGCGATGCCGAATCCTTCCAGGGTTGTCCAAACCGGATGTCCTGCTGGCAGATCGAAGGAAGCCTCCATCTCGGCTTTATCACAACCATAACGGATTAAATCGGCTGACCCCCTGCCGCCGGCAATCAAGCTCAGGGCATCAATGATGATTGATTTGCCCGCCCCGGTCTCCCCTGTCAGGACATGAAAGCCGGAACCAAACGATACATCGACCGCTTCAACCACTGCCAGATTACGAATGGATAAATGAACCAACATCCGGGCAATCCTCCCCTACTCCCAACTCAATTAAGATATGTATCCCATGATCTGATCAATCAGATACCGGCTATAGTCCTCGTTGCGGCAAATCAGTAAGATCGTGTCGTCACCGCAAATTGTGCCAAGCAGATCCGGCCATTCCATATTGTCCAGCAGCACGGCTACCGAATTCGCGGTCCCCGGAAGACACTTCATGACAACCAAATTGCCGGTATAGTCGATATGCACGAAACTGTCGACCAGCGCCCGTTGCAGCTTCTGCACCGGATTATAACGCTGAGCCGTCGGCATGGAGTACTTGTACCTGCCGTCGTCCGTAGGCACCTTAATCAGCATTAATTCCTTAATGTCGCGGGAGACCGTCGCTTGAGTGACTTGATACCCCGCCTCGCGTAATGCTTCTACCAGCTCATCCTGGGTTTCGATTTCCCTGGCCGAAATGATTTCCCTTATCTTGATATGTCTATGCCCCTTCATTCTGCCCTCCATTAGCCTTGTATGGTCGTATTTAGTCGTATTTATCAGTATTTATCGGTTTAGGCGGATTCATCTTCTTCATTATCGTCCGTCGTTAGGGATATGACCTTCAGTTCCCCTTGCTCCGGATCTACGTATAACACGCCAGCGCATTCCGGATATAACAGCAGGAACGGCAACAGGTCCCGGCGCAAACCGCTACCCGTCCATTCCACCGGGCGGCGTTCCCGCGCAGTTCTAACAAGATAGAATTCCCCATTCTTGACTGCAATATAGTCAATAAAGAGACGGCTGTGCAGAAGTTCTCCGTCCACACGGAAGGTGAGCGGAACTTTCAGTTTATCGCTGACGACTTCGTACCCTGCTTCTTCCAGCATGTCCACCGCAGGGTG
This region includes:
- the spo0A gene encoding sporulation transcription factor Spo0A, producing MQKIEVLLADDNREFTNLLAEYISEQDDMVVSGIAYNGEEVLEMIDQAARVPDVLILDIIMPHLDGLGVLERIRDLNLTPQPKIIMLTAFGQENITQRAVQLGASYYILKPFDMEVLANRIRQLVGVQTLSNSAPSTSFAKSNVVPLGKGKNLDANITSIIHEIGVPAHIKGYQYLREAITMVYNNIEILGAITKTLYPAIAEKFKTTPSRVEHAIRHAIEVAWTRGNIDSISHLFGYTINISKSKPTNSEFIAMVADKLRIEHKVS
- the spoIVB gene encoding SpoIVB peptidase; protein product: MNPNLRNRMLGLFLAFFFCFLGTSAAEGRLPVLPDELRLFQGQGTQISFALPVQAEVSVDRPDVVMVNGQANPSMKVSLGHPLKLSSLRSGEANLRMKLFGQIPLKTVKVNVIPDLKVIPGGQTIGVKVKSAGILVVGHHQVVTDTSKVSPGEAAGIQAGDLITHINGMKLHDVREVAEIAAEAGKHQRPLKITYMRNDRELTTSLKPAYDQQDRAWRLGLYIRDSAAGVGTLTFYAPDHGVYGALGHIITDMNTQTPIVVGSGQILQSSVTSISKSESGEPGEKRAHFLKEGKTLGNIERNTNFGIFGKMSQNPEHSLYEKPIPVAFAEEVKEGPAEILTVVEGQRIERFKVEIVHVSKQSVPETKGLVIRITDPRLVEKTGGIVQGMSGSPILQNGKLIGAVTHVFVNDPKSGYGCFIEWMLQDAGILQSPKDTMQNLKAS
- the recN gene encoding DNA repair protein RecN, giving the protein MLVHLSIRNLAVVEAVDVSFGSGFHVLTGETGAGKSIIIDALSLIAGGRGSADLIRYGCDKAEMEASFDLPAGHPVWTTLEGFGIAGDPGELLIIRREISVQGKSSARINGQLVNLSMLREVGEKLINLHGQHEHQTLLRPERHLELLDAYGAEAVDPVKAAYQATYAEFVRIDKEYHELRNTSQQALQMLDLYRFQLSEISAAELKPGEDELLAEEKVKLSHSEKMMESISKAYDLLYGPQGLDAIAKAVSKLSEVSAYDSKGISPLLEQLQSAYYQLEDASFSLRNYRERIEFNPERLEEVEERLDLISTLRRKYGDDIQGILAYYEKIRQEVDALENKDERLEQLQVQREKLTERLMKQAFELSAVRQQKAVELAAQIETELKDLQMGRTSLEVKLSLIEDANGLEWEGKKIRPGKHGIDNAEFLISPNPGEPLRPLSKIASGGELSRIMLALKSIFARHEQVPVLIFDEVDTGVSGRAAQSIADKLSRLSAMCQVFAITHLPQVACMADRQYLIEKVVEDGRTMTRVASLDEAGRVNELARMLGGVEITEKTQHHAQEMLKLAQAQKDVLLSLAQ
- the ahrC gene encoding transcriptional regulator AhrC/ArgR; translation: MKGHRHIKIREIISAREIETQDELVEALREAGYQVTQATVSRDIKELMLIKVPTDDGRYKYSMPTAQRYNPVQKLQRALVDSFVHIDYTGNLVVMKCLPGTANSVAVLLDNMEWPDLLGTICGDDTILLICRNEDYSRYLIDQIMGYIS
- a CDS encoding ArsR/SmtB family transcription factor; this encodes MEKKLHIDLSPDTLEKVSTIFKALSDPTRIKLLHLLSEEECSVTHMSEVLNLSQSAVSHQLSLLRNLRLVKFRREANTVYYSCDDEHVISLLKQAIQHACCE